In one window of Fulvia fulva chromosome 5, complete sequence DNA:
- a CDS encoding Carbonyl reductase [NADPH] 1 yields MPLLRPSLIIVTGSNRGIGKAVCQQILKRPDIGPLKLFATSRSGEDLGLESTKERQTVYRRLDVSKRESIDALRDEVKADKDGGGVRLLVNNAGINLDNEKGMGRLEAARKTIGVNFEGTLDMCCTFLPHLSKDTGRIVNLSSVASSLKPYSEEIQRRFRSALFLSDVETLAEEYLVRLNMLTFRKPSLTTNDPKHAVETSTEQSSGFSIPPRHYAMSKALVRAMTRVLSGEHHAAHPESKILINSCCPGWINTDMGGLVGSGRTMPPKTAEEGAGIVMRLGFDELEDEDRWGVSGEYWANESVRSRGLGSVQRW; encoded by the exons ATGCCACTACTACGCCCCTCTCTCATCATCGTAACCGGCTCAAACCGCGGCATCGGGAAAGCAGTCTGTCAACAGATCCTCAAAAGACCGGATATTGGTCCTCTTAAACTCTTCGCGACATCACGTAGTGGCGAGGACTTGGGGCTGGAAAGTACGAAGGAGAGGCAGACGGTTTATCGGAGGCTTGATGTGAGTAAGAGGGAGAGTATTGATGCGTTGAGGGATGAGGTAAAGGCGGATAAGGATGGAGGAGGTGTGAGGCTTTTGGTTAACAATGCCGGTATCAACCTTGATAATGAGAAAGGGATGGGGAGGTTAGAGGCGGCGAGGAAGACTATTGGGGTTAATTTTGAGGGGACGTTGGAT ATGTGTTGCACCTTCCTCCCACATCTCTCGAAAGATACAGGGAGGATCGTGAATCTCTCCTCGGTAGCGTCGAGTTTGAAGCCGTATAGCGAGGAGATACAGAGGCGGTTTAGGAGTGCTCTGTTTCTCTCTGATGTGGAGACTTTGGCGGAGGAGTATCTCGTACGTCTCAATATGCTGACCTTCAGAAAACCATCGCTGACTACGAACGACCCCAAGCACGCCGTCGAAACCTCCACAGAACAATCCTCCGGCTTCTCCATCCCACCCCGCCACTACGCCATGTCCAAAGCTCTCGTCCGCGCCATGACCCGCGTTCTATCTGGAGAACACCATGCCGCTCACCCAGAAAGCAAAATCTTAATCAACTCCTGCTGCCCCGGCTGGATCAACACCGATATGGGCGGTCTCGTCGGAAGCGGGAGGACTATGCCGCCCAAGACGGCGGAGGAGGGAGCCGGGATTGTGATGAGGTTGGGGTTTGATGAGTTGGAGGACGAGGATAGGTGGGGTGTTAGTGGGGAGTATTGGGCGAACGAGAGTGTGAGGAGTAGGGGGTTGGGGAGTGTGCAGAGGTGGTAG